In one Bradyrhizobium sp. 4 genomic region, the following are encoded:
- a CDS encoding M20 aminoacylase family protein, producing the protein MPIVNRVAALSDEMAAWRHDLHENPELQYDVHRTAGIVADRLREFGCDEVVTGIGRTGVVGVIRGRKSASGKTIGLRADMDALPIMETSGVAYASKVPGKMHACGHDGHTAMLLGAAKYLAETRNFDGTAVVIFQPAEEGGGGGKAMVEDGLMTRWNIQEVYGMHNMPGLPEGHFATTPGAMLASSDNIQITVHGKGGHAGAGPHKSIDSVLIGAQIVNALQSIVARNVDPLKSAVISITQFHSGTAFNIIPEIAELGGTVRTLDPEVRDLVERRIGEVADSVARAYGGSAETKYTRMYPVTMNHAREAGLAADVARDIVGAERVNDKFIPMMGAEDFSFMLEARPGAMILVGMGDGNECHHPAYVFNDNILGHGASYWARLVETRMPAG; encoded by the coding sequence ATGCCCATCGTCAACCGCGTTGCCGCCCTCTCCGACGAAATGGCCGCCTGGCGCCATGACCTCCACGAGAACCCGGAGCTGCAATATGACGTCCACCGCACCGCCGGCATCGTCGCCGACCGCTTGCGCGAGTTCGGCTGCGACGAGGTGGTGACGGGGATCGGCCGCACCGGCGTCGTCGGTGTGATCCGCGGCCGCAAATCCGCCTCGGGCAAGACCATTGGCCTGCGCGCCGACATGGACGCGCTGCCGATCATGGAGACGTCGGGCGTCGCCTACGCCTCCAAGGTCCCCGGCAAGATGCACGCCTGCGGCCATGACGGTCACACCGCCATGTTGCTCGGCGCCGCCAAATATCTCGCCGAGACCCGCAACTTCGATGGCACCGCGGTCGTGATCTTCCAGCCCGCGGAAGAAGGCGGCGGCGGCGGCAAGGCGATGGTCGAGGACGGGCTGATGACGCGCTGGAACATCCAGGAGGTCTATGGCATGCACAACATGCCGGGCCTGCCTGAAGGACATTTCGCGACCACGCCGGGTGCGATGCTCGCCTCCTCAGACAACATCCAGATCACCGTCCACGGCAAGGGCGGCCATGCCGGCGCGGGTCCGCACAAGTCGATCGATAGCGTGCTGATCGGCGCGCAGATCGTCAACGCGCTGCAATCGATCGTCGCGCGCAACGTCGATCCGCTGAAGTCCGCCGTCATCTCGATCACGCAATTCCACTCCGGTACGGCCTTCAACATCATCCCAGAGATCGCCGAGCTCGGCGGCACCGTGCGCACGCTCGACCCTGAAGTGCGCGATCTCGTCGAGCGCCGCATCGGCGAAGTCGCCGACAGCGTCGCGCGCGCCTATGGCGGTTCGGCGGAAACCAAATACACGCGCATGTATCCGGTGACGATGAACCATGCGCGCGAGGCTGGCCTTGCCGCCGACGTCGCCCGCGACATCGTCGGCGCCGAGCGCGTCAACGACAAGTTCATTCCGATGATGGGCGCCGAAGATTTTTCCTTCATGCTTGAAGCGCGCCCCGGCGCGATGATCCTGGTCGGCATGGGCGACGGCAACGAGTGCCACCACCCGGCCTACGTCTTCAACGACAACATCTTGGGCCACGGCGCGTCCTATTGGGCGCGACTCGTCGAAACGCGGATGCCGGCGGGTTAG